One genomic window of Bacteroidota bacterium includes the following:
- a CDS encoding iron-containing alcohol dehydrogenase — protein sequence MNSSFVFSMPQKIVFGAGKFKNLPGYISGFGRRVILLTGSASFVGSAHWEYLTKELKKMNVHYDHATISHEPSPQLIDELTTECRTIHPSVVVAIGGGSVLDAGKAISAMILTAGSVIDYLEGFEGSKKHKGTKIPFIAVPTTSGTGSEATKNAVLSEPGENGYKRSLRHDNFIPNLSLVDPVLTLSCPAGITAASGMDAFTQLVESYLSVKSTNLTDCLALEGIRSIKKGLLQVVENGKNLEARTHMSYSALLSGITLANAGLGVVHGFASAMGGKAAIPHGIICGTLMASANRKNLNKLKDSRIKSPVIYKYAHLGRIFLDAETEKVNDDFYAEEFVSMLEQWTEKLKLPRLSDLKLTTEELEKIASATAIKNNPVDLNPKDLLDILHARM from the coding sequence ATGAATTCTTCATTTGTTTTTTCCATGCCGCAAAAAATCGTGTTTGGAGCAGGGAAATTTAAAAATCTTCCCGGATATATTTCAGGATTTGGCCGCAGGGTCATTTTACTTACAGGTTCTGCATCATTTGTGGGTTCTGCTCACTGGGAATATCTTACCAAAGAGCTAAAAAAAATGAATGTACATTATGATCATGCGACTATTTCCCATGAACCATCCCCTCAATTAATAGACGAACTAACCACTGAATGCCGTACCATACATCCCTCGGTAGTGGTTGCAATAGGCGGAGGCAGCGTACTTGATGCCGGCAAGGCAATTTCGGCCATGATCCTGACAGCCGGCTCGGTGATCGATTATCTGGAAGGTTTCGAGGGAAGTAAAAAACACAAGGGCACAAAAATACCCTTTATCGCTGTACCCACTACTTCAGGAACGGGCAGTGAAGCTACAAAAAATGCTGTTCTTAGTGAACCGGGGGAAAATGGTTATAAGCGCTCTTTGCGTCACGACAATTTTATCCCCAACCTTTCCTTAGTAGACCCAGTACTTACTCTTTCGTGCCCGGCAGGCATAACAGCAGCCTCCGGAATGGATGCTTTTACCCAATTGGTAGAATCCTATCTCTCCGTTAAATCAACAAATCTGACGGATTGCCTGGCACTTGAAGGAATACGGTCCATTAAAAAGGGATTATTACAAGTAGTTGAAAACGGCAAAAATCTGGAAGCACGAACCCACATGTCGTACTCGGCATTACTAAGCGGGATCACCCTTGCCAACGCCGGACTTGGCGTGGTCCATGGATTTGCCTCGGCAATGGGAGGGAAGGCTGCTATTCCGCATGGAATCATTTGCGGAACTTTGATGGCATCAGCTAACAGGAAAAATTTGAACAAACTAAAGGACAGCAGGATTAAGTCGCCGGTCATATACAAATATGCCCATCTGGGCAGAATATTTTTGGATGCTGAAACTGAAAAAGTAAATGATGATTTTTATGCTGAAGAATTTGTTTCCATGCTCGAACAATGGACTGAAAAATTAAAACTGCCGCGATTGAGTGATCTTAAATTAACTACAGAGGAATTGGAAAAAATCGCATCGGCCACAGCAATTAAAAATAATCCGGTTGATTTGAATCCTAAAGATCTTTTAGACATTTTACATGCCAGAATGTAA